The following coding sequences are from one uncultured Desulfobacter sp. window:
- the thiM gene encoding hydroxyethylthiazole kinase, producing the protein MHAHDLAENTYELLAALRDTRPLVHVVTNFVVMNQTANVLLALGASPMMSWAEDDAAYMSGVSDALCINTGTPVADRISVMKSLMAFAADRQTPVVLDPVGAGAGPFRTDIARELCELAPAKIIRGNPSEICALAAGHSSTKGVDSGISPEQARAILTGHGRPDRDAEELPSGASALLESASALVVSGNTDMVLGGGTMVKIANGSQLMGAVTGTGCMLSAICAAFYSVADNGFDAAVASVAVTGIAGELAAAELSGPGFFLPHFIDRLYALTEADIHQYLRAEVFCLD; encoded by the coding sequence ATGCACGCCCATGACCTGGCCGAAAATACCTATGAGCTTCTTGCAGCACTGCGCGACACAAGACCTTTGGTCCATGTGGTGACCAACTTTGTGGTCATGAACCAGACCGCCAATGTGCTGCTGGCCCTTGGGGCATCCCCCATGATGTCCTGGGCGGAAGATGATGCAGCATATATGTCCGGTGTCTCGGACGCCCTTTGCATCAACACCGGCACCCCGGTTGCGGACCGGATTTCGGTGATGAAATCTTTGATGGCGTTTGCTGCGGACAGGCAAACGCCGGTTGTATTAGATCCTGTGGGGGCCGGGGCAGGACCCTTTCGCACGGATATTGCCCGGGAGCTTTGTGAACTTGCCCCGGCAAAAATTATCCGGGGCAACCCTTCGGAAATATGTGCCCTTGCCGCGGGACATTCGTCCACCAAGGGGGTGGACAGCGGGATCTCCCCGGAACAGGCCAGGGCCATTTTGACCGGACACGGACGGCCCGACAGAGACGCGGAGGAATTGCCAAGCGGTGCAAGCGCATTGCTTGAATCTGCATCAGCCCTTGTTGTCAGCGGAAACACCGACATGGTGCTGGGAGGGGGGACAATGGTCAAAATCGCCAACGGATCTCAGCTCATGGGGGCGGTAACCGGTACAGGCTGCATGCTTTCGGCCATTTGCGCCGCCTTTTATTCAGTGGCTGACAACGGTTTTGACGCGGCAGTTGCAAGCGTTGCCGTTACGGGCATTGCCGGGGAACTGGCAGCAGCCGAGTTGTCAGGGCCCGGATTTTTTCTGCCCCATTTTATAGACAGATTGTATGCACTGACTGAAGCGGATATCCATCAATATCTGAGGGCTGAAGTTTTTTGCCTTGATTAA